In Sphingomonas sp. SUN019, the genomic window CGACGACCGCGTTGCGGCTGACGACGGCACGCTACTATACCCCGTCGGGCCGGTCGGTGCAGGAGGGCGGAATCGAACCCGATATCGCCGTCCCGCAGCTGTCCGATCCCGATTACAAAACGCGGCCGGTGTTCCGCGAAGCCGATCTGCGGCGGCATTTGATCAACGAGATCAAGACCGACAATGCCGCGCTGGAGGAGGATACGAAGGACGATCCGCGCTTCACCGCGACGCCCGAGGGGCTGAAGAAGCAGGGCATCGAGGATTTCCAGCTCTGGTACGCGCTGAAGACGGTGGCGCGGCTGGGCGGACCGACGCAGGTCGCGGCGGTGACGAGCGCGATGGGCAAGAAATGAGCGTGACTGTTTGACCGAAGCTCAATTTCGCGCGCGCCTGATCGCTTTGTTTCTGCCACTCGCCCTGCTCGCCGGGGCGTGGGGATCGCAACTGATCGGCGGACTGTATCCGTGCGAGATGTGCCATTGGCAACGCTGGCCGCATTATGCCGCGGTGGTGATCGCCGGCTTGGCGTTCGTCGTGCCGGGGCGTTCGACGCGCGTGACGCTGATCGCGGGCGCGGCGGCGATGATCGCGCTGTCGGGGCTGATCGGGGTGTTCCACGCGGGCGTCGAATATCATTGGTGGAACGGCATCACCGCCTGTTCGGTGATGGCGGGGGGAGAGGGCGTCTCGACCGACCAGATGCTCCGCAATATCCTCGCCGCACCCGTCATCCGTTGTGATGCGGCGCAGTGGCGGCTGATCGGGATTTCGCTTGCCGGGTGGAATGCGATATTCTCGCTCGGCGGCGCGGGGTTGATCGCGCTGCTGATCAGGAGGCCCGCATGACGTGGAAACCGGGTGATCGGACGCGCGCGACCGATTCGATGATCCGCGTCGATCAGGCGGGCGAATATGGTGCGACGCGCATCTATGCCGGGCAATTGGCGATCATGGGGCATCGCTCGCCTGCGGCGCGGTCGATCGCGGGCATGGCGTTGCAGGAGGAACGCCACCGGCAGTTCTTCGACCGTATGATCGCCGAACGCGGCGTGCGGCCGACGCTTCTGCAACCGATCTGGAACGTGGCGGGCTTTGCACTGGGTGCGGTGACCGCGGCGATCGGTCCGAAGGCGGCGATGGCGTGCACGGCGGCGGTCGAAACCGAAATCGACAAGCATTACGCCGATCAATTGGTCGAACTGGGCGACAGCGACCCGGAATTGTCGGCCGCGGTCGTCGATTTCCAGGCCGAGGAACTGGAGCATAAGGAAATCGCGCTGGCCAGCGGTGCGGAGGATGCGCCGGCCTATCCATTGATGTCGGCGGTGATCCGCGCCGGCTGTCGCGTGGCGATCGCCGCGGCCAAGCGTATCTGACGGGAGAGTATGATGTTTCGTCGACCTGTTGCCGCCTTGTTGTTGCTGGCTAGCGCGCCCGCGTGGGCGCAGACGGTGGAAACGCCGGCGCCCGATACTTCCAGCGCCATCGCTGCCCCGGCGCTGCCCGGCGCGCCGCGCGCGAGCCGGACCAGCGCAAGCACGGGAACATCGCGCAACGCGCCGATCAACGGCGTGCTGACGCTCTATGGCAACGAACGCTGCCCGACCAATCAGGACGGCGCGGAGGTCGTCGTCTGCGTCCGCCGCGGCGCGGAGGAGCAATTCCGCATCCCGAAGGAATTGCGCAACTTCGAGGTGACGCCCGAGAACGAAAGCTGGGCGGCGCGCGAAAAGGCCAATAACGACGTCGGGAACACTGGCATCGGCAGTTGCACCACGGTCGGCCCCGGCGGCGGCACCGGCTGTTTCGTGCAGAATGCGCGCCGTTCCAAGAAGGACGTGCAGTCGCGCGAAAAGGCCGCGACGCCGGACCTCGATCCTTATTGATCGCTGTCGCACGCTCACCCATGATCGGGGCTGGGGGGCGTGATCCATGGCGACGACAGCAGCGGACGCGCGAAGGGCGAAGGGCCTGGGCGTCGACCTTTATGAGAAGATCCTCTCGGTAGCGGCGACGATCTTGTTAGTCGCGGCGTGTACCGCAATTCTGCGCGGACAGAGCGAATGGTTGCGTGTTCCGGCGCTGATATGGGCGCATCTGGCGACCGTACTGATCGCGACGGGCCTGACGCCGGTGATGTTGCTGCGGCGTCGCGGCGATGCCCGGCACCGGCTGCTCGGCACGGTCTGGGTCGTGGCGATGCTCGCCACCGTCTTGCTGTCGCTCGGCGTGCGGACCGGGGGAGGGTTCAGCGTCATTCACATCCTGTCGCTGTGGACATTGGTGCAGGTGCCGATCATCTGGTGGAGCGCGCGGACGCACAACGTCGTGCGGCATCGGCGCGCGGTGCGCGGCATGGTGACCGGCGCGCTGGTCGTCGCGGGATTTTTCACCTTCCCGTTCGACCGGCTTCTCGGACACTGGCTTTTCGGCTAGAAAAAGTATCGTTCGCGTGACTGGCGCATTCGTGGAGCACCACGGGGGAGCGCGGACCTGATCTGCCGCGCGCCTGGGCATCCTCGAATGTGAAGGACGCGCCCATGACCGATCGTCTCACCATCGCCTTCCTGCTGTTCCCGAACGTGACCCAGCTCGACCTGACCGGGCCGGCGCAGGTGCTGTCTCGGCAATGCGCGGCTGGAACTCGTGTGGAAAACGCTTGATCCGGTGATGACCGATGCGGGATTCGCGATCGTTCCGACCGCGACGTTTGAGGATGTTCCGGCCGCCGATATCCTGTGTGTCCCCGGCGGTTTCGGCATCAACGGCGTGATTGCCGATGACGTGGCGATGGCGTGGGTGCGATCGGTCGGTGAACGGGCGACGTGGGTGACGAGCGTGTGCACCGGATCGCTGATCCTCGGTGCGGCGGGGTTGCTGGAGGGGTATCGCGCAGGGTGCCACTGGGGACAGCGCGAGATGCTGCGGCTGTTCAAGGCCGAGCCGGTCGATGCGCGCACGGTGATCGATCGCAACCGCGTGACCGGCGGGGGCGTCACCGCGGGGATTGATTTCGCGCTGACGCTGACCGCGCTTGTCCGGGGTGAGGACCACGCCCGCGCGGTGCAACTCGCGCTCGAATATGATCCCGCGCCGCCGTTCGACAGCGGTTCGCCCGAGCGCGCCGGTCCGGCGCTGGTGGAAACGTATCGCGCGCGGGTGCGGAAACTGGCCCCGACGCGCGATGACGACCTTCGCGCGCTGGCGGCGAAGCGCGGTTATTCCTGAGGCGTTTTCTTCAGGCCGCGGATGCGGTGCCAGATGAAGAAGACGCCCGCCGCGATGATCGCGACCGCGATGAAGATTTCGAGTTGGTGGTAGATCGCCTTGACCTTCGGATCGCTGTTCCACGCCGCGCCCAGCTTCATGCCGATCCACGCGAGCAGAAAGCACCACGGCCACGATCCGAGGAACGTGTAGACATGGAACGGGATCAGCTTCATGCGCGCGACGCCCGCCGGAAAGGCGATGAAGGTGCGGATGATCGGCAGCAGCCGCCCGACGAACACCGCCGCCGCGCCCCAGCGATTGAAGAAGCGGTCCGCCGCGTCGAGCTCGCCCGGGCCGATCAGCACCCATTTGCCCCATTTTTCCGCCAGCGGCCGTCCACCGCGCCGTCCGACTTCATAGGCGACGATCGATCCCAGATTGCACCCGATCGCCCCCGCCGTCGCCGCCCAGTACAGGTTCAGCTCGCCGGTCGAGACGAGATAGCCCGCAAACGGCATGATGATTTCCGACGGCAGCGGAATGCACGCCGATTCGATCGCCATCAGCAATGCGATTCCCCAATATCCACCGGCCGAGATGACCGCGATGGTGAACGTGGCGAGATAGGCGATGAGCTTTTCGAGCATGGCTAGCGCCGATGCGGCAAGCGGGGTGCGAAGGGAAGGGGCTTTCGCATCAGCCCGAGATCAGCCGGTGGAGCAGCCCGAGTCCGGCGAGCAGAAGGACCAGGATCGCCAGGATGATCAGAAATACCACATAAAGCGTCGACCATGTGCCGGTATCGCCGTCATGCCGCACCGCGACCGCGACGGTCCATGCGACGAACAGCAGAACCGCCAGCCGCGGGCTGACGACCGCGATCAACGCGATCCCCGCCAGCAATCCGGCGAGCAGCGGGCTTGCCGAACGGGCGAGACGCTTTAGTCGATCGATCATGGTGGCCCCCGTGCCGTCCGATCTTGCCGCGTCCGGCCGAGCAGGGTCAAACGCCATGACGGAACCGACGCGCGCGGGCGCGGTTCGTGCGGCCATGACCAGCATGACCCTCAACGACGGCCGGACGATGCCGCAGCTCGGCATGGGAACGTACCTGATCCCCGATTCGCAGGCCGCCAGCGTCATGCGCGCCGGAATCGACCTGGGATTCGCGATGGTCGATACCGCGGCGATCTATCACAACGAACGCGGCGTGGGCGATGGACTGCGCGGCGGCGAGATCTGGATCACGACGAAGCTGTGGAACGATCGCCATGCCGATGCGGCGGCGGCGCTCGACGAGAGCCTGGCGCTGCTCGGGCGCGATTCGGTCGATCTGTATCTGATCCACTGGCCGCACCCGTCGGGCGGA contains:
- a CDS encoding disulfide bond formation protein B, yielding MTEAQFRARLIALFLPLALLAGAWGSQLIGGLYPCEMCHWQRWPHYAAVVIAGLAFVVPGRSTRVTLIAGAAAMIALSGLIGVFHAGVEYHWWNGITACSVMAGGEGVSTDQMLRNILAAPVIRCDAAQWRLIGISLAGWNAIFSLGGAGLIALLIRRPA
- a CDS encoding demethoxyubiquinone hydroxylase family protein gives rise to the protein MTWKPGDRTRATDSMIRVDQAGEYGATRIYAGQLAIMGHRSPAARSIAGMALQEERHRQFFDRMIAERGVRPTLLQPIWNVAGFALGAVTAAIGPKAAMACTAAVETEIDKHYADQLVELGDSDPELSAAVVDFQAEELEHKEIALASGAEDAPAYPLMSAVIRAGCRVAIAAAKRI
- a CDS encoding DUF2306 domain-containing protein — its product is MATTAADARRAKGLGVDLYEKILSVAATILLVAACTAILRGQSEWLRVPALIWAHLATVLIATGLTPVMLLRRRGDARHRLLGTVWVVAMLATVLLSLGVRTGGGFSVIHILSLWTLVQVPIIWWSARTHNVVRHRRAVRGMVTGALVVAGFFTFPFDRLLGHWLFG
- a CDS encoding DJ-1/PfpI family protein; translation: MTDAGFAIVPTATFEDVPAADILCVPGGFGINGVIADDVAMAWVRSVGERATWVTSVCTGSLILGAAGLLEGYRAGCHWGQREMLRLFKAEPVDARTVIDRNRVTGGGVTAGIDFALTLTALVRGEDHARAVQLALEYDPAPPFDSGSPERAGPALVETYRARVRKLAPTRDDDLRALAAKRGYS
- a CDS encoding DedA family protein, which encodes MLEKLIAYLATFTIAVISAGGYWGIALLMAIESACIPLPSEIIMPFAGYLVSTGELNLYWAATAGAIGCNLGSIVAYEVGRRGGRPLAEKWGKWVLIGPGELDAADRFFNRWGAAAVFVGRLLPIIRTFIAFPAGVARMKLIPFHVYTFLGSWPWCFLLAWIGMKLGAAWNSDPKVKAIYHQLEIFIAVAIIAAGVFFIWHRIRGLKKTPQE